The proteins below are encoded in one region of Geomonas ferrireducens:
- a CDS encoding response regulator, giving the protein MPKQPKRILVVDDEENARIGLSRLLAKEGFLVDSVANGFEALNYLREQEVNLIVTDINMPEMNGITFLKELNRSYPSSNVIMITAYGGVESYIEAMNLGAFEYINKPVKIDELKSILKKIFKETSH; this is encoded by the coding sequence TTGCCAAAGCAGCCGAAGAGAATACTGGTGGTAGACGACGAGGAGAACGCTCGCATCGGCCTCTCCCGACTACTTGCCAAGGAAGGCTTCCTGGTAGACAGTGTTGCGAACGGGTTCGAAGCGCTCAACTACTTGCGCGAGCAGGAAGTGAACCTGATCGTCACCGATATCAATATGCCCGAGATGAACGGCATCACCTTCCTGAAGGAACTGAACAGGAGCTATCCGTCCAGCAACGTAATCATGATCACCGCCTACGGCGGGGTGGAATCCTATATAGAGGCGATGAACCTGGGGGCCTTCGAGTACATCAACAAGCCGGTGAAGATCGACGAGCTTAAGTCGATCCTCAAGAAGATCTTCAAGGAAACGAGCCACTGA
- a CDS encoding universal stress protein: MPNFDKILFATDFSESSGHAFTYALTLAKQFNSRLTIMHVINEPVDLRGFYVPHVSFENLEKEIEEGAQKMMSTFITQNIAGFANYETAIVTGVPWEEIMRRAETDGSSCIVLGTQGRSGIDHLLFGSTAERVVRKAHCPVVTVRLP, encoded by the coding sequence ATGCCAAACTTCGACAAGATACTTTTCGCCACCGATTTTTCCGAAAGCTCCGGCCACGCCTTTACCTACGCGCTGACCCTTGCCAAGCAGTTCAACAGCCGCCTGACCATCATGCACGTGATCAACGAGCCGGTCGACCTGCGCGGCTTCTACGTACCCCACGTCTCCTTTGAGAACCTTGAGAAGGAGATCGAGGAGGGTGCGCAGAAGATGATGAGCACCTTTATCACCCAAAACATCGCCGGCTTCGCCAATTACGAGACCGCCATCGTGACCGGGGTACCCTGGGAAGAGATCATGAGACGGGCCGAAACCGACGGCTCTTCCTGCATCGTTCTGGGCACCCAGGGGAGAAGCGGTATCGACCACCTGCTTTTCGGTTCGACCGCTGAGCGCGTGGTGCGCAAAGCGCATTGCCCGGTGGTCACGGTGAGGCTTCCCTGA